CGCACCCCTTCAATCAGCAGCGACGTTGCCGGTGTTCTTAAATCCGTCGGAAACAGTTCCGGCGGCATATTCAGATTAACGCCGATTCCGAGAATCATGAAGTGAATCTGTTCGGTCTCGGCGTTCAGTTCGTTAAGCAGGCCGGCCACCTTTTTGCCGTTGAGCAGGACATCATTCGGCCACTTCAGCTGCGGCTGGAAATCTGCGCACGTCTCGATCGCCTCGGCCACTGCTACGGCCGTCAGAAAGGTGAGCTGCGTGGCCTGGGGTAACTCGATCGAAGGACGCAGAATAATCGACAGGTACAGATTAATACCGGCCGGTGAAACCCAGAACCGACCCAACCGCCCTTTTCCACTGGTCTGCTGATCGGCAATAACGACCGTGCCCTGCTCCGCACCCTGTTCGGCCAGAACCCGGGCCTGCAGATTGGTCGAGTCGGTCTTCTCCAGGAAAATTACATCCAGACCAACGATGTCGGTACCCAGACCGGTTTTGACTTCAGAGGGGATCAACGTATCGGGGGTCGCACGCAGGGCATACCCCTTTGAGGGAACGGCTTCAATGTCGTAACCGAGTTCGCGCAACTGACCTATCTGTTTCCAGACAGCGGTTCGCGAGATCCCGAGATCACGACAGATCTCTTCTCCCGACAGATAACCGTCGGAACGGCTACGGAACAGTTCCAGTATGCGGACCCGACTCGAAGACATCTCAGGAATCGAACAACATTGAAATATCAACGGCCGGGCTGGAATGAGTCAGGGCACCGACCGAAATCAGGTCAACACCGGTTTCGGCAATCGCCCGCACGGTGTCAAGATTGATCCCGCCGGATGCCTCGGCCAGGGCCCGGCCATCAATCAGGGCGATCGCCTCTTCCATCTGCCTGAGCCCCATATTATAGAGCATGATGATATCGGCCCCGGCATCAAGGGCCTCGGCAACCTCATCCCGGCTCGTCGTTTCAATTTCAATCTTCAGAGTATGGGGAATTTGTCGCCGGGCGCTGGTAATCGCGGCGGTGATTCCGCCAGCGGCACGAATATGATTCTCCTTGATCAGAACACCGTCATAGAGGGCGGTGCGATGATTGGTGCCGCCACCGGTTCTGACTGAATACTTGTCCAGCACCCGCAGACCGGGCATCGTTTTCCGGGTATCGACAATGCTTGCCCCCGTCCCTTCAATTTCGGCAACGAACTTCGATGTCAGAGTCGCGATTCCGCTCATTCGCTGCAGCAGATTGAGTGCCACCCGCTCGCCCTGAAGCAGGGCCGTCGATGCTCCCTTGATCCAGGCAAGCACATCTCCCCGCTTGACCATCTGTCCGTCTTCAACCAGAGCCTCAAATGAAACGTCCGGATCAATGGTCCTGAAAACTTCAGCGGCGACATCGATGCCGGCCAGAACGAAGTCTTCTTTGGCAACAAGTTCAGCACGGCTTGACGAAGAGGGGGCTATTGTCGCCCGCGTCGTGACATCGCCAATTCCGATATCTTCCTGCAGAGCTGTCCGGATAATCCGTTGTATTTCAAAATCCATTTTATCTCCCTGAAGTCATGAAATAAAAACAAAAACAGAGCAAATTTATACCATGTATACTGATCCTTCAGCAACCTGAAACCCCTTGACAAATCACCGTACAATAATAGAGTAGAAAATGATGTGCGAACCTGCCGGACGGCTATCAATCAACTTCACTTACAACAGGAGGAAAGCGTGAGATATCTGGTGATTCTTGTACTGACTGCGGCACTGACCGTTTCAGGGTGCGTCGGCAAGGCCAAATACGAAGAGAAAGTCAGCGAAGCATCCCAACTTTCGGAAGCGCTGAGGTCGTTGCAGGATGACCATGCTGCCCTGCAGGCGAGACATGCCGTCCTGCAGGAAGATTATAACAATCTGCAAATCAGCAACAAGGCCCTGCAGGAAGACCTGGAGCGCGCCCAGAAAGATATTGCGAGACTTGAGCAGGTCCTTTCCGAAAGAAGTATCGAAGCGGGGGCCGCCATGGCCGAAATGCGCCAGGAGATCGACCGGCTAAAAACCGAAAATCGCAAACTGGAAGCGGCTGTCGAAAGTGAGCGGATTGCGCGTCAGGCCCGTATCGCCAAGATGCAAAGCACTTACAACGAGCTGCTTGACAAGATGGAGGCTGAAATCGAGCGGGGTGAAATAACCATCTCCGAACTCCAGGGAAAGCTGACGGTCAACATGGTCGAAAAGATTCTCTTCCCATCCGGCAGTGCCACAATCAAAAAAGCCGGGCTGAAGGTCCTGGAAAAAGTCGGTGATATCGTCAAAAACGTTGAGGACAAGGATATCCAGGTCGAAGGACACACCGACAATGTGCCGATCAGCAGCCGCCTCCGCGAGATATTCCCGACCAACTGGGAGCTGTCAACTGCCCGGGCGGCAACGGTTGTCCGATTTCTGCGTGACCTCGGAATACCGGGCGAACGCCTTGCGGCGGTCGGATACGGACCCTTCCAGCCGGTTGCGAGCAACGATAACGCCGAAGGAAGAGCCCAGAACCGGCGGATCCAGATTGTCCTGGTCCCCCCGCGTAACCGGGTTGAAAAATCACTTGAATAGAGATTCCGATCAACACTCACCAGGGCGGCCGAAACGGTCGCCTTTTTCATTTAAATAATGACAGAATTTGAATCTTATAATACCCTCAATCACTTGCGAATCGTCGATTCTGTGCGATAGTTGCAAACAGGTTCAGAAAAAACCTTTTATCTAATTAAATCAAGCCCTTTATCCACAAAGAATCATCATTGCGAACCGGAGAGTTAATTGTGCCAACCGGAATACTCATAAGTTTTTTTCAGAATCGCTCCGATGCACGCAAGTGCCTTTGGGCTCTCAATAAAAAGGGCTTTCGTCGAGCCGCTGTTCTGCATCGCTCGAGCGGCGGCAACATCGACATCCTTGACTGCTTCAAGTGGACCCGGATCATCGGGCTTCTGGCCCTCACCTTAGGTTCCGGACTGGTAGCGCTTTTTACCGATATCGGCAAACTTGATCTGCGCTTATTCGGTGAAGACTTGCCACTTCATACACTGATTGTCAGCGGTTCAATAATCGGAATCACCCTTGGACTTGCCTGGCTTAAACGGTCACGTTTCGGTATTGCGACCCGTATTATCGATCAATACGTTCATTCCCTGATGCCGGATGAGGCTGCATTGATCTTACAGGCACCGGTCGATGCGATGAAATCACCGATGGCAATAATTCGCGATAAGAGCGAGACCCTTCCGACAATTTTCATCCTTCATCCAGGTCGCGAACACCGGGGGGCCTCGCGCGATCTCGCCGGCCCTCTCAGCGATGACGAGGTCAGCCGCCGAGCCCGCTTCCAGGGGATTGAACACCAACTACAAAACAAGGATTCCGGTAAATCAGAACTGCTGCATCGGCTGAAAAAAGAAGGTCAATGGTTTCAGGAAATCTGTACCGATCTTACGGAGGCCTGCCGCCTCGAACAGGGTGCTTCACCGGTTGCTGAATGGATCATCGATAACGAATTCCTGGTTGCCAAGGCTGTTCGAGATATTCTCGTCAACCTGCCTAAAAGCTACTACCGTGAACTGCCGGTCCTGACCAGTCACAAACACTGGACCGGCTTTCCCTGCGTTTATGAGCTGGCCAAGGAAATGGTTTTCGACAATGAATCGCGGCTCAATCGTGAAAACATTATTTCCTTCATCAGTTCCTACCAGACACTCAAAAAACTTTCGATTGCCGAACTCTGGGCGGTTCCACAAATGCTCAGAATCGCCCTGATCGAGAGCATTCTCGATCTGGCAATCCGGGTTCACAATGACATGCGCGAGCGCCAGCTCGCAGCCTTCTGGGCAAACCGTTTCATTGCCGCCAACCGGCGCGATTCATCGCAAATATTTTCGATCCTGGCAGAGCTTGATGATCGCCATCCGGAACCAAGCCTTTATTTCGGTTCACAGCTGATCAGCCTGCTCTATGATCAGGCAGCCACCCTGGCACCAGTAGAAAGCTGGCTCGAGCGTAAACTTGGAAAATCTGCCAATGATATCAACTTCAGCGAACAGAACCGCCAGGCCCATGACCAACTGCTGATCGAGGCCGCATTCACCAGTATCCGCCAACTCGTCCAGATCGACTGGCGCGACATCTTCGAAGAATTGAGCTGGGTCGAAAAAATCATGACCACCGATCCGGCTGGTATTTATCCAGCGATGGACTTTCAGACCCGCGACAAATACCGGCAGGTCATCAAACACTATGCACAACGCAGCGGCCGAACCGAAGATGATGTCGCGCGTACGGCCATAGAGCTCGCCCGCTCAACAGAAAGTCACGTCGGAACCCTGCTATTCGGTCCGGGCAAAGCTCGCCTCGATGCGAAACTGGACTGTCGGGAGAACCGGAGCAAACGATTCCGGGCTTTCCTGAGGGCCAACCACTGCGCAGTTTATCTGGGCGGCCTTGGAGCTATCTTCCTGGGCATCTATCTTTTCATGTTCAATATTGCATTGACCAATGAATCGATAGCAGCCCGGTTCGGGTTCGCTATCTTATTGACGATTCCGGTCAGTCAATTGGCTCTCGAAATCCTCAATTACTTCCTGACGCGATTGGTCAGGCCCCGACCGCTCTCGAAAATGGATTTTGAAAAAACAGGGATTCCGGATGAATTCCGGACACTTGTCGTTGTGCCGACCCTTTTGACAAGTGACGGAGCCATCAGAGAAGAAATTGAAAAACTCGAAATCCGCTTCATGGCCAACCGCGACACGAATCTTCGCTTCGGGCTTTTTACCGACTACACAGATTCGACCCTTGAACATAATGAAGAAGATGAAGCACTACTGCAACTCGCACAAAAGAGTATCAATGGATTGAACAGGCGCTACGACACTGACACTTTTTTCCTGTTTCACCGCGAACGCACCTGGAGTAATACGGAGCAAAAATTTATCGGCTGGGAGAGAAAGCGGGGCAAGCTGGAAGAGTTGAATCAGCTGCTCGACGGCAGCAGCCCGGACAGTGCAAACAAGCTCGTCTATGCCGGGAACCCGGAACAACTTGACGGCATCCGTTTTATTATCACCCTGGACAGTGACACCCAGTTGCCGCACGGCACCGCCCGGCGGATGATCGAAACCCTGGCCCATCCACTCAATCAGCCGCAGATTGATGAGTCTGGACAGATCAAACGTGGGACCTACACGATTCTTCAGCCCCGTGTCACCCCGTCGCTGCAAAGCACGAGCAAATCTCCATTCAGCCAGATTTACGCCGATGCCGTCGGCGTCGACCCTTATACACGGGTGGTCTCGGATGTCTACCAGGACCTGAGTGGTGAAGGTTCATACCACGGCAAGGGGATCTATGATGTCAGAGCCTTCAGCCGGATTCTCTCGAATAATTTCCCCGATGAACTGGTCCTGAGTCACGATCTGATTGAAGGCGCACACGTCCGGACGGCACTGGTCAGTGATATCGAACTGTTCGACGACTTCCCCCAGGATTACCTTGGTTTTATTACCAGGCTTCGACGCTGGATTCGCGGAGACTGGCAAATATTCCCCTGGATCTTTCCCTGGGTCCCGAAAAAAGGTGGCGGTTTCAGAAAGAACCCGATTTCGATCTTCAACCGCTGGAAAGTTCTGGACAACCTCAGGCGCAGCCTCCTGCCAACCTTCAACCTTGCCCTGCTGATTGCCGCATGGTTGACATCACAGCAGGCAGCCATGGCCGTTATGATGATGATCGGCCTGCAAATCTTCTTCAACCCCGTATCCCAGATCCTGTCTGCCGTGACAACCCGGAAAGGCATCAGAGGCTTCTCGGTTTCCCTGCACCTCAACCATCTGCAGCGGGCTCTCGCAGAAATAGCTATGCTGCCCCATCAGGCGTGGGTAACATTTGC
The DNA window shown above is from Desulfuromonas sp. and carries:
- a CDS encoding chemotaxis protein MotB, with translation MRYLVILVLTAALTVSGCVGKAKYEEKVSEASQLSEALRSLQDDHAALQARHAVLQEDYNNLQISNKALQEDLERAQKDIARLEQVLSERSIEAGAAMAEMRQEIDRLKTENRKLEAAVESERIARQARIAKMQSTYNELLDKMEAEIERGEITISELQGKLTVNMVEKILFPSGSATIKKAGLKVLEKVGDIVKNVEDKDIQVEGHTDNVPISSRLREIFPTNWELSTARAATVVRFLRDLGIPGERLAAVGYGPFQPVASNDNAEGRAQNRRIQIVLVPPRNRVEKSLE
- the nadC gene encoding nicotinate-nucleotide diphosphorylase (carboxylating), with the translated sequence MDFEIQRIIRTALQEDIGIGDVTTRATIAPSSSSRAELVAKEDFVLAGIDVAAEVFRTIDPDVSFEALVEDGQMVKRGDVLAWIKGASTALLQGERVALNLLQRMSGIATLTSKFVAEIEGTGASIVDTRKTMPGLRVLDKYSVRTGGGTNHRTALYDGVLIKENHIRAAGGITAAITSARRQIPHTLKIEIETTSRDEVAEALDAGADIIMLYNMGLRQMEEAIALIDGRALAEASGGINLDTVRAIAETGVDLISVGALTHSSPAVDISMLFDS
- a CDS encoding biotin--[acetyl-CoA-carboxylase] ligase, producing MSSSRVRILELFRSRSDGYLSGEEICRDLGISRTAVWKQIGQLRELGYDIEAVPSKGYALRATPDTLIPSEVKTGLGTDIVGLDVIFLEKTDSTNLQARVLAEQGAEQGTVVIADQQTSGKGRLGRFWVSPAGINLYLSIILRPSIELPQATQLTFLTAVAVAEAIETCADFQPQLKWPNDVLLNGKKVAGLLNELNAETEQIHFMILGIGVNLNMPPELFPTDLRTPATSLLIEGVRVISRLDFTRSLLRSTDRLYRLYLESGFSPILAAWEGRCQMIGRKVEVDYQHSRVSGTVTGLDETGALLLRLASGSQERVLAGDVKLMDKD